DNA sequence from the Streptomyces sp. MST-110588 genome:
GGCCCGCCGATGCTGGCCAGGGCCGGCGGCGAGGACCCGATACGCACCCTGGAGGACGCCGCACTGGCCGAGTGGCGGGCCGGCCGGCTCGTACCGGACGTACAGCGCTTCCCGCTCGCCGAGGCCGCGGCGGCGCACCGGGCCCTGGAGACCCGCGGCACGACGGGCAAGGTGGTCCTCGTCCCGTAGGCCCCGCGCTTTCCGCAGGCCCTCTCAGGTACGGGCCCTCTCAGGTAGAGGCAGGAAGAACCAGGAGAGGCCACCCACCACAGGGCGGCCTCTCCCCGGCACCCATAGGGCCGCTACCCCACGATCCCCATTTCCCGGGGCGTGTTGTTCAGCCGCCGCCCGCCCGTCTCCGTACAGGTCACGATGTCCTCGATACGGACCCCGAACCGCCCCGGCAGATAGATCCCCGGCTCGATCGAGAAGCACATCCCGGGGACCAGCGGCAGGTGTTCGCCCTCCACCATGTACGGCGGCTCGTGCGTGGTGACGCCGATGCCGTGCCCCGTCCGGTGAATGAAGTACTCGCCGTAGCCCGCCGCCTTGATGACCTTCCGCGCCACCCGGTCGATCTCCTGGCAGGCCGCGCCCGGCCGTACCGCCTCGAACGCCGCCTGCTGCGCCTCCCGCACGATGTCGTGCACCTTGCGCTCCTCGGCGGTCGGCTCCCCCACGTGCACGGTACGTGTCGTGTCCGACCCGTAGCCGTCCTTCAGCCCGCCGAAGTCCAGGACGACCATGTCCCCGTCCTCGATGACCCGATCGCTCGCCTCATGGTGCGGATTGGCGCCGTTGGGTCCCGACCCCACGATCGTGAAGTCCACCTGGCTGTGCCCGTGTTCCCTCAGCAGCCGCGCCAGGTCCGCCGCCACGTCGCTCTCGCGCCGTCCGGCGAAAGGCACCTTCAGGATGTCCTCGTACGTGGCGTCCGCGGCCTGCCCCGCCGCCGCCAGCAGTGCCACCTCGTGCTCGTCCTTGACCGCGCGCAGCATCGGCAGCCCCTCGGTCAGCGAGGTGTACGAGACCTGCGGCAGCGTGCGCTGGAGCCCCAGCAGATGCATCGCCCACGCCGCGTCCGAAATCCCGTAACGGCCCTGATGGGCAAGGCGCCGCGCCATTACGGCGTACGGGTCCTCCCCGTCCCGCCACCCGGCCATCTCCATCGCACCGCCCGCCGGGGACCGCTCCGCGTCCGGCCGCTCCAGCGCGGGCACCACCAGCACCGGCCGCTCATCGGGGCGCAGCAGCAGCGCGGTCAGCCGCTCCGTGACGGGTGGCTGGTACCCGCACAGCCATGCCAGGTCGGGCCCCGGCGTGACGATCAGCCCCGCCAGCCCCGCGTCCGCGGCGGCCCGCCCGGCCCGCCGCATCCGCCGCTCGTAGTCCTCACGTGTCATCGCGTTCATCATCGAACTCGCCATGCCGCGAATCTACGCCCGCCCGCCCGCCTCGGCCCCACGGACAGGCCGCCCCGCTCCCCGCCACAAGCCCCTCACCCGCCCCGACCGGCCACCCCTACCGTACGGCTCCCCATTACCCGCCTGACCTGCGGGAACCTGCCTCTTGTCAGGTTGACGCCCGTATCGGCTAGGCTAGTTGCCGGATCCGCGGATCCATTGCCTCCTTAGCTCAGCTGGTCAGAGCAACGCTCTTGTAAAGCGTAGGTCGTCGGTTCGAATCCGACAGGGGGCTCAGAAGCCGAAGAGCCCCAGGTCGGGTGATGACCTGGGGCTCTTGCTCATGCAGGGCGACTGTCCGAGGACGACCGGCGGTCCTGCGATGGCGGATTCGGCCGGATTGCGTGGAATCAGCCGGCGGCTGCGGGTTTTGATGCGGTGACGTACCGGCGTTTTTGTGGCGCCCCCCGGGGCGGGTCTCTCCGACCGACCGGGCTGTCTTTTACGGGATTTTCGCGAAGTTCGCAGTGAAGCGGATCACATGCGACGTCACCACCTTGCGGCAATTCGTACGGGGAAGGCAAAATCGTTCGACAAACCTGGCCGGCTCGGCTTTCCTTGCCCGTCGGTACCGGATCGACTTTCCGCAGGGGGGTTGCTGGGCATGAGCTGTCGCCGTGGGTCACGGGACCGCGCCACGTCCGCGTATATGTACGCATACGCATACGAATGCGCGCACACATCCGCGTCCGAACAGGGGCGCCGCCGGTAAACCCCTGACGTGCCGGCCTCGGCCGGCCCCATTACTTCAGTTGTCCGCGCTTCCCGGTCGTCGCGCCGCAGTGATCCGGCCGATCCGGACCGTGCGGGCTTTTGTATCGGAAGTGTTGGATGTGCTGGATGTCCGTAGACAGCCTGCCTGGCGCGTTCGCCGCGGGCCGTCCGGATTTCCGCGCGTTTCGCATTCCGCGATGAGAAGGTATTTGTGCGCTTTTCCCGAAGGACCAGAAGCGTTGTCATAGGTCTCGGCGGAGGCATGCTCGTCGCGGCGGGCATCGCCGCGACGGCGGTCGGTACGCCGTCCTCGTCCACCTCGGCATCGTCCTCCGCGTCGGCGGACCCCTCCGCCACGGTCGTCGCACCCGTCCCCCCGCCACCCGCGACACCCACGCCTCTCCCGGTGGCCACGCACAATGTCACCAAGAAATGGACGAGCAAGGACGCGGAGAATTTCTGGACGGCGGCGCGTCTGGAATCCGCGACCGAGGTCGGGCCGCAGGGACCCCGTGGCGGCTCCGCAACCCGGGCGGAAACCAAGGGAGCGGCTCAGCCGCACACGATGACGCTCACGCGGCCGGCCGCCGCGAAGAAGGGCGCCGACGGGGAGTACTTCGACGGCACCCCGACGGTCGGTCTGCTCTTTCTCACCGGGGCGGGCATGGAGGCCCACTTCTGCACGGCCAGTGTCGTACAGAGCCCCGGCAGCAATCTGATTCTCACCGCCGCCCACTGCACCGGCGGTGACAACGCGATCTTCATTCCGCGCTATCAGCGGGGCAAGTCCGCGGACGACCAGCCGCACGGCGCTTTCGCCGTCGACCGCTGGTTCCGGGACAGCCGTTACCGCGCGAACGACCGTGGCCCGATGTCCGATCTGGACTTCGCCTTCGCCAGGGTGAAGCCCAACACCAAGGGCGTGGAGGTCCAGAAGGCGACCGGCGGCGGCAACAAGCTGACCCGCACCCCCGGCTACAACAACTCCGTCTCGGTCATCGGGTACCCCAAGCACGCCTACAACCCCGGCGACCGGGCCCTGCGGTGCCCCAAGACGGCAACCACCCGGCTGACCGGCTACAAGCAGATGCGGATGGAGTGCGGCGGCTTCTACGGCGGCACCTCGGGCAGCCCCTGGCTGCTGGACTTCAACGCCTCCACCGGCACCGGCAAGGTCATCGGCAACATCGGCGGCTGGAACGGCGGCGGCCCCGCCGGCGGCCCCGGCTACGACCGGATCTCCTTCAGCCCGTACTACGACGACGCGATCTTCAAGCTCTACGACGACGCCGTCAACAACCGCACGCCCCAGAACGGCCCCCGCCCCTACACCATGCACCGCGACGGCGGTTCGACCTGGGTCGGCGCCCAGAACCTGGCCACGGGCGACTACACCGGCGACGGCAAGAGCGACATGATCGTGGTGTGGTCCACCGGTGAGGTCACGCTCTACACGGGCAACGGCCGCGGCGGGTTCAGCGGCGAGACCGTACTGAAGGCGAAGAACAAGACCTGGCCGATGGTCCGGTCGATCACCGGCGGCAACTTCGCCGGCGGTGGCCTGTCCGACCTGGTCGTGCGCTGGGTCGACGGCGAGGTGTCCCTCTACACGGACGTCTCCCCCGCCAACGGGCTCTCCAAAGAGACCGAGTTGAAGGCCAAGGGCGCCTGGAAGAACGTCACCGAGATCGTCGCGGGTCGCTTCAGCGGCAACAAGAAGACCGACGACCTCCTCGCACGCTGGTCCGACGGCAGGGTCACCCTCTACACGGACGTCGACGCCGGCGCGAAACTCAAGCGCGAGAAGCAGCTCCGGCCCAAGAGCGACGCGTGGAAGGGCGCCACGGTGCTCGCCTCCGGCGACTTCACGGGCAACGACAACTGGGACGTGCTGGTGCGCTGGAAGAACGGTGGGCTGACACTGTTCACGGACGTCAGCCAGTCCGCCAAGCTCGACAAGGGGCTCCAGATGAAGGGCGCGAACAACACCTGGCCCAGCGCAAGGCCCGCGACCGCCGGCAGCTTCTCCGCCAACGGCTACCCGGACGACCTCATCGTGCGGTGGATCGACGGAGAGGTCACGCTGTACTCCGACAACGGCAAGAGCCTGGGCAAGGAAACCCAGCTCGTCCCCCCGAGGGTGAAGTAACCGCATGACACGTCCCTTCGTACGCCGCGCCGCCTCCGGGGCCTACAGGGCTTCCGGAGACGGCGGGACCGGTCGGGTCGGTCGGACGGCACGGCCCGGTGGGCTCGCCGGGGCCGCCGGGCTCGTGCTGGCTCTGTCGGTGCTGTCCCTTTCGTCCGCCCCGCTCGCCGCCGCGGACGGCACGGACGGCACGGACGGGGGCGACTCCGGCATCGTCGTCCAGGACCCCGGCGTCCCCGCCCAGCGCGGCGCCGAGATCGTGCTGACCGCCACGCCCGGCCTGCTCTCGTTCGCCGACGGCAAGGGCCGGCTGACCCTTGAGTCGCCCGCCTTCACCGGGCCGGTGGTCGTGAGCGAGGAGCGGTTCAACGGCCGGGGTACGGCGCGGGTGCGATGTGACGTCAAGCCGGGGACGTACCCGGTGAAGCTGGTGGGCCCACGGGCTGCCGCCGCCGCGTCCAGCGGCCTGGGCCGTACGACGCTGACCGTGACCGCCAGGACGGACCCCGGCAACGAGCAGGCGTGCGCGGGGAAGCGGGGCCCGGACGACAAGCCCGGACCCGACGAGAAGCACGGCTCCGGCAGGAAAGACGGCTCCGCCGCGCCGGGCACGGCGCACACGCCGACGGCCGGCTCCGAGAAGGGCTCCGGGGACCAGGGCGGCGGCGCTCTGGTTCCTGTGTCCGCGGGCGCGGCCGGAGCCCTCGTCCTCGTCGGCGGCGCCACCTTCGTCGTACGGCGCCGACGGCGCACCGGGCCGTCCGGCCACGAACAGGACGGCCGTTAGGCCCTGTCGTCAACGGACGCCACGCAGACGGCGGGTACGGCCCTGCGGGGCACGGGCACCCCCGCCCCCGGCACCGCGATGTCCCGCATCAGCAGCAGCGTGAGCAGGGCGAGGAGCCCCGCGACGGTGCCGGTCCAGGCGATGGCGGGTCCGGCCTCCGGGGCGCCGCACGCAGCCCCGCACACCGTCCCGTACCGCCCCGTCAGGGACTGGGCGCAGGCCAGGCCGAACGCGCCGCCGATCTGCTTGGTCAGGGCCGATCCCGCGGTGGCCGTGCCCATGTCGGCGGGCGGCACGCTGTTCTGCGCGGCGATCGTGATGCCGCCCATCGCCGGCCCGGTGCCCAGGCCCGTCAGCAGCAGGAAACCGCAGACCAGTACGAGGGGCGTCGAGGCGTCCAAGGCGAAGAATGCGGCGGTGCCGGCGGTGAGCAGGCCCGCTCCGGTCAGCAGCGCGGGTTTGACGCGTCCGCCGCGTACGACGGCGGACGCGGTGAGCCGGTTGCCCAGGGTCATGCCGATCAGCAGGGGCAGCAGCAACAAGCCCGAGCCGGTGGCCGAGTGGCCGCGTACGTACTGGAAGTACAGCGGCACAAACGCCCCTATGGGCAGGGCTGCGGCCTGGAAGAGGAACCCGGCGATCAGCAGCGCACCGTAGCCACGGTGGCGGAAGAGAGACAGCGGCAGCACGGGAACGGCCGCGCGCCGTTCGACCGGCACCAGCAGCGCCAGGAGGGCCAGACCGCCCAGCAGACAGCCCGCGACGGCCGGGTCGCTCCATGGGATCCGCTGTCCGTCGACCGTGTTGCCCTTGAGGCTGAGACCGGTCAGGGTCAGCGAGAGACCGGCGGTGAGCAGCGCGATTCCGGCCACGTCGAGCCGCCCGGCGACCAGGATCGGGGCCGGGGCCGGGCCGGCTGAGGGGACGCCCGACGGACCGGCCGACGGACCGGCCGGCGGACCACCCGACGGACCGGCGGGCCCGGTGGCCGGGCCCCGCTGCGGCAGTACGCGGGCCAGGACGGCCGCGGCGGCCAGTCCGAGGGGCAGATTGATCCAGAACGCCCAGCGCCAGCCCACGTGATCGGTGAGCAGGCCGCCGAGGACCGGCCCGCCCACCATGCCCAGGATCATCATCGCGGCCAGCACCGTCTGCATGCGGACCAGACCGTCGGAGCGGCCGGGCGGGTGGAGATCGCGGATCAGCGCCATGCCGAGGGTGAGCAGCGCGCCGGCGCCCAGGCCCTGCACCGCCCGGGCGACGATCAGCGTCTGTACGGACCCGGACAGCCCGCAGGCGAGCGAGCCGAGCAGGAAGAGGGCCAGTCCGCCGAGCAGCAGCCGCCGGCGCCCGTACAGGTCGGAGCAGCGCCCGTAGACCGGCACGCTCACCGAGGAGGTCAGCAGGTAGGCGGTCAGGAGCCAGACGTACCACGTGCCGGTTCCGCCGAGTTGGCCGACGATGCGCGGCAGTGCGGTGCCGATCACGGTGCCGTCCAGCATGGCCAGGAACGCACAGGCCAGCAGGGCACAGGTCACCAGCTTCCGGCTGCGGCGGGACAGGGAGTCGTACGCGTCGGGGAGCGATTGGTGCGCGTCAGTGGCGGACATGCCGGGTACCGTACGGAGTGAGTACTCACTCCGTCAATGGCCGCCTGGCTGCCCCCACAGCCCCGCCCCCCACAGCACCGCCCCTCATCGACGCCCCATCGCCCCGTACCGCCCCAACCCCGCCCCCCTCCCGCCGATTTCGTGACCTGCCGGCTACTGACACGGGCCCCGCGCCCCGGTAGCGTCACGGACAGTTCGCGGCAGTGGACTACACCACTCGCCGCGCCCCTCCTTTACTCGGATCGTCCGGCACGTTCCTGCCGGTGAAGGGACACACACCATGGCTACGGTCACCTACGACCAGGCAACCCGCATCTACCCGGGTTCCGACAAGCCCGCCGTCGACAAGCTCGACATCGAGATCGAGGACGGCGAGTTCCTCGTCCTGGTCGGCCCCTCCGGCTGCGGCAAGTCCACCTCGCTGCGCATGCTCGCCGGGCTGGAGGACGTCAACGAGGGCAGCATCCGCATCGGGGAGCGCGACGTCACCCACCTGCCGCCCAAAGACCGGGACATCGCCATGGTGTTCCAGAACTACGCGCTCTACCCGCACATGACCGTCGCCGACAACATGGGCTTCGCCCTGAAGATCGCCGGCGTGCCGAAGGCCGAGATCCGGCAGAAGGTCGAGGACGCGGCGAAGATCCTGGACCTGACCGAGTACCTGGGGCGCAAGCCGAAGGCGCTCTCCGGCGGTCAGCGGCAGCGTGTCGCGATGGGCCGGGCGATCGTCCGTGAGCCGCAGGTGTTCCTCATGGACGAGCCGCTGTCCAACCTGGACGCCAAGCTGCGCGTGCAGACCCGTACCCAGATCGCGGGCCTCCAGCGCCGTCTGGGCATCACGACCGTGTACGTCACCCACGACCAGGTCGAGGCCATGACGATGGGCGACCGGGTCGCCGTACTGAAGGACGGCCTGCTCCAGCAGATCGACTCGCCGCGCAACATGTACGACCGCCCCAGCAACCTCTTCGTCGCGGGCTTCATCGGCTCCCCGGCGATGAACCTGGTGAAGGTGCCGATCACCGACGGCGGAGTGAAGTTCGGCAACAGCGTGGTGCCGGTCGGCCGGGAGGCCCTGGCCGCCGCCGCGGACAAGGGCGACCGTACGGTGACCGTCGGCGTACGCCCCGAGCACTTCGACATCGTCGAGCAGAACGGCGCCACCGCCAAGACGCTGACCAAGGAGGCCGTGGACGCCCCGGCGGGCCTGGCCGTGACCGTCAACGTCGTGGAGGAGCTGGGCGCCGACGGGTACGTGTACGGCACCGCGGCGGTCGACGCCGAGGGGCAGGAGCGTGTCGTGTACGACCTGGTCGTACGGGTCGACGGGCGGCAGGTGCCGGAGAAGGGCACGGTGCTGCACGTGGTGCCGCGGCCGGGCGAGATCCACGTCTTCTCCACGTCGACCGGGGAGCGCCTCACCGACTGACGCGGGACGTGCGGCGGCGGTGCGCATATGGGCCAGCAGTGCTCTCCGTACGCGCGCCGCACGGTCTCGTGCGTTCTTCGTGCGTTCTTCGTGCGTTCTTCGTACGTGCCGCGCCGCGCCCGACGCGGCCAGGCGGACCAACGGCCCGGCGGCCGGACGACCCGCCCGGCCGCGCCCGCCGTCCGCCTGCCCCGGCCGTCCCGTACGGCGGTGCCGGACCTCCCGCCCGGCACCGCCGTCGCGCGTCCGGACGCCGCCGGAGAGCCGCTGTGAAGCCCTCGGGGGCTGCCGGGGAGCGGAAACCGCCCGGGTCCGGACCATGTCGACAAATACCCCGGCACTCCCGCCTTTTCGATCCCTCGCGTCAACATCACAAGCGGACGACGGGCCATTCCGTCCCCCGATCTGATGACCAAATGTCGCCAAATCATCACTCCTCGCTACCATCACGTCCGTGAACTCCGCAGCCCGCCGCATCGGCCGAACCCTCGCCCTCGTTCTCCCCGTCGTCCTCGTCCTCTCCGGGACTCTCGCGGTCACCCGCGTCCCGTGGGCGTCGCCGGCCGCGGAGACCCAGGTGCTGACCGCTTCCAACGCCTCCGCCTCCACCAAGGCCGGCTCCCGAGCGCCTCAGGACGTGCTCCGCGACCGGCTCCTGGTCGAGCTCCAGGAACGCAATCCCGGCGTCGCCCTGACCCACCTCCAAGAGGCCACCGACGCCCGGCCCTCGCTGGCCAAGCACTGCGTCTCCATCGCCCGTGCGCTGGGCCGCGCGGCCGTCGCCAAGTACGGCGGCGCGGCGCACCGTGCCCAGGCGTGGTCCCGCCCCGTCTGCGATACGTCCTTCGCCTCCGGCGTCGCCTCGGCCCAGTGACCTTCGCTCGCACCGCATAGGGTGCGAACCATGACAGCCGCCGCTCCGTACCCGCGACCCACGCAGGCGGTGGTCCTGGCCGGGGGCCAGGGCTCACGACTGCGTCCGTACACCGACGACCGCCCCAAGCCGATGGTCGAGATTCCCGGCACCGGAACCCCGATCATCGGCCACCAGCTCGCCTGGCTGGCCGCGGAGGGTGTCACCGACGCCGTCGTCTCCTGCGGCCATCTCGCCGAGGTGCTCCAGGACTGGCTGTCCCAGGCACAACTCCCCCTGCGGGTCACGACCGTGGTCGAGCCCGAGCCGCTGGGCCGCGGCGGTGGACTGAAGTACGCGGCCTCGTCCCTGCCCCGGGCCGGCGAGCCGTGGTACGCCACCAACGGCGACATCTGGACCCGCTTCTCGCTCCGTGAGATGGCCGACTTCCACCACGAGCGCGACGCGGACGCCACTTTGGCCCTCGCCCGGCCGCGCATCCCCTGGGGCGCCGTGGAGACCGACGAGTTCGGCCACGTACTGGACTTCATCGAGTCGCCGCCCTCCCCGTACCTGATCAACGCGGGTGTCTACGTCTTCTCCGCCGCCTTCGCGGACCTGCTCCCGGCCCGCGGCGACCACGAGCGCACCACGTTCCCGCGGCTGGCCCGTGAACGCCGGCTGGCGGGCTTCCCGCTGCCGCACGGGGCGTATTGGCGCGCCATCGACACCGCGAAGGACCTCACCGAGGCCGCCAAGGAACTGGCCGCACAGGGCCGTTGAGGCGGCCCTGACGGCTGCGTGGCATCGGGCGTCGGGCATCGGGCATCGGGCATCGGGCATCGGGTTCCGCCGGTAGGTCCGTACGGTCGCACCGGACCCCGTACGCGCCTGCTGAAGGCACCCAAGCGGGCCCGGCCCCGTTTCCCATGCCTCCCGGCGTCCCAGCCCCCTCAAGGGCCCCTGGCGGGCCCACACCCTCACACACCAGGAATCCGCCCGCCCCCACCGTCACAGGACGCTGGAGGCGGGCGGATCCGCGTACGGAGCAGGGAGCCCCGGCCCGGCATGCCGTGCGCCGCGCCGTATGGCGTACGCCGTACGACGTACGCCATGCCCTACGTCGTACGGCGCGTGGATTCAGCCGAACAGGCCGCCCAGCGTGCCGCGGCTGCTGGAACCGCCGCCGCCGGAACCGCCCGAGCTGCCGCCCGACGTACCGCCGGTCGTGCCACCGCCGGTGCCGCCCGCCGAGGCCGGGGGCCGGGTCGTCGGCGCCGGGGCCCGCGTGGACGCCGTGTGCCGCGGGGGCCTGACGCTGGGGCGCTCGGGCTGTGCGGCTCCGCTGACGCTGCCGGTCGCCCGTGCCGTGCCCGGCGCGGGGACCACCGGCGTGGTGGGGGTCCCCGCCGCGCTGGACGCGCCCGCGGAGGGCGTGTCGCCGTGCCGCGGCACCTTCGACGGACGCTGCTGACTGGGCCGCTGCGAGCCGACCTCCTTCTTCGGCCGGGGCAGCGGCGAGCCGGGCAGGTTGTTGGTCGCGGGTTCGCCGGGCCGCGGTACGGGCGGTACCGAGGAGGACCGTACGGCGCCGCCCAGCACCGAGCCGACCAGCAGCGTCAGACCGGCGACCACGCCCGTCATCGTCGCGCCGCGGCGCAGCACCCGGCGGCGCAGCGCCGACAGTTCCACGCGCGGGCCCAGTCGCCGCCACGCCTCTCCGGCCAGCCGCGCGTCCATGGAGTACACGGGCGCGCCGGCGATGACCAGCGGGCTCCAGGCGGCGAGGTAGATGATGTCCGGCGCGTCGTACACGGGCACGTTGCGCCAGCTCACCGTCATCAGCAGGGCCGCGGAGAGCAGCGCCCCGATCGACGCGGCGAGCCGCTGCCACAGCCCGCACATGGTCAGCACGCCCACCACGACCTGGAGGAAGGCCACCGTCAGCCCGGCGCCGACCGGATGGGAGAGCGCGAGGTCGCGCAGGGGCACGGCCAGCTCCCAAGGGTGGAGCGAGGTGAGCCACTTGACCATGGAGCCGCGCTTGCCGCCGTCGAAGTACACCGGGTCGCAGAGCTTTCCCATGCCCGCGTAGACGGTGATGAGTCCGAGGAAGACCCGCAGCGGCAGCAGCACCACGCCGAGGTTCATCCGGCGCCCGGGGTAGTAGGCGTGCCGGACGGCATCGTGGGCGCGCCGCCTGGACGCGTCGTCGTACCGCTCCTGGCCGTCGAAGCCGCCCTCGGGGCCGTCTCCCGGGCCGCCCTCGAAGCCGTCCCCGTACGGTCCTTCGTCGTACGCGCCTTCGCCGTACGGGACTTCGTCGTACGCGCCCTCGGCGGGCCGTACGCCCTTGAGGAGGGCGGTGCCCGTATCGGCGGGGCCGCGCGGGCCGATCACGGTCGAGCCCGTCGGCGTCTCCTCGCCGGACGGCCCGGGCCCGTCCTCGTCGACGCGCGGC
Encoded proteins:
- a CDS encoding MFS transporter; protein product: MSATDAHQSLPDAYDSLSRRSRKLVTCALLACAFLAMLDGTVIGTALPRIVGQLGGTGTWYVWLLTAYLLTSSVSVPVYGRCSDLYGRRRLLLGGLALFLLGSLACGLSGSVQTLIVARAVQGLGAGALLTLGMALIRDLHPPGRSDGLVRMQTVLAAMMILGMVGGPVLGGLLTDHVGWRWAFWINLPLGLAAAAVLARVLPQRGPATGPAGPSGGPPAGPSAGPSGVPSAGPAPAPILVAGRLDVAGIALLTAGLSLTLTGLSLKGNTVDGQRIPWSDPAVAGCLLGGLALLALLVPVERRAAVPVLPLSLFRHRGYGALLIAGFLFQAAALPIGAFVPLYFQYVRGHSATGSGLLLLPLLIGMTLGNRLTASAVVRGGRVKPALLTGAGLLTAGTAAFFALDASTPLVLVCGFLLLTGLGTGPAMGGITIAAQNSVPPADMGTATAGSALTKQIGGAFGLACAQSLTGRYGTVCGAACGAPEAGPAIAWTGTVAGLLALLTLLLMRDIAVPGAGVPVPRRAVPAVCVASVDDRA
- the ugpC gene encoding sn-glycerol-3-phosphate ABC transporter ATP-binding protein UgpC; the encoded protein is MATVTYDQATRIYPGSDKPAVDKLDIEIEDGEFLVLVGPSGCGKSTSLRMLAGLEDVNEGSIRIGERDVTHLPPKDRDIAMVFQNYALYPHMTVADNMGFALKIAGVPKAEIRQKVEDAAKILDLTEYLGRKPKALSGGQRQRVAMGRAIVREPQVFLMDEPLSNLDAKLRVQTRTQIAGLQRRLGITTVYVTHDQVEAMTMGDRVAVLKDGLLQQIDSPRNMYDRPSNLFVAGFIGSPAMNLVKVPITDGGVKFGNSVVPVGREALAAAADKGDRTVTVGVRPEHFDIVEQNGATAKTLTKEAVDAPAGLAVTVNVVEELGADGYVYGTAAVDAEGQERVVYDLVVRVDGRQVPEKGTVLHVVPRPGEIHVFSTSTGERLTD
- a CDS encoding DoxX family protein, whose protein sequence is MSVDTRTPRTPTGGRSPGFDDEPVLSSVKVPCDPAQVIVNHASFRVRLAAPVVSDIAPVPVAAPEPAAGARRRAPVVWSGRTEPGAPAAATTQLLHAVRNSGVSTAAGEYEYGEDVGATQVLPRVDEDGPGPSGEETPTGSTVIGPRGPADTGTALLKGVRPAEGAYDEVPYGEGAYDEGPYGDGFEGGPGDGPEGGFDGQERYDDASRRRAHDAVRHAYYPGRRMNLGVVLLPLRVFLGLITVYAGMGKLCDPVYFDGGKRGSMVKWLTSLHPWELAVPLRDLALSHPVGAGLTVAFLQVVVGVLTMCGLWQRLAASIGALLSAALLMTVSWRNVPVYDAPDIIYLAAWSPLVIAGAPVYSMDARLAGEAWRRLGPRVELSALRRRVLRRGATMTGVVAGLTLLVGSVLGGAVRSSSVPPVPRPGEPATNNLPGSPLPRPKKEVGSQRPSQQRPSKVPRHGDTPSAGASSAAGTPTTPVVPAPGTARATGSVSGAAQPERPSVRPPRHTASTRAPAPTTRPPASAGGTGGGTTGGTSGGSSGGSGGGGSSSRGTLGGLFG
- a CDS encoding nucleotidyltransferase family protein, whose product is MTAAAPYPRPTQAVVLAGGQGSRLRPYTDDRPKPMVEIPGTGTPIIGHQLAWLAAEGVTDAVVSCGHLAEVLQDWLSQAQLPLRVTTVVEPEPLGRGGGLKYAASSLPRAGEPWYATNGDIWTRFSLREMADFHHERDADATLALARPRIPWGAVETDEFGHVLDFIESPPSPYLINAGVYVFSAAFADLLPARGDHERTTFPRLARERRLAGFPLPHGAYWRAIDTAKDLTEAAKELAAQGR
- a CDS encoding trypsin-like serine protease, with product MLVAAGIAATAVGTPSSSTSASSSASADPSATVVAPVPPPPATPTPLPVATHNVTKKWTSKDAENFWTAARLESATEVGPQGPRGGSATRAETKGAAQPHTMTLTRPAAAKKGADGEYFDGTPTVGLLFLTGAGMEAHFCTASVVQSPGSNLILTAAHCTGGDNAIFIPRYQRGKSADDQPHGAFAVDRWFRDSRYRANDRGPMSDLDFAFARVKPNTKGVEVQKATGGGNKLTRTPGYNNSVSVIGYPKHAYNPGDRALRCPKTATTRLTGYKQMRMECGGFYGGTSGSPWLLDFNASTGTGKVIGNIGGWNGGGPAGGPGYDRISFSPYYDDAIFKLYDDAVNNRTPQNGPRPYTMHRDGGSTWVGAQNLATGDYTGDGKSDMIVVWSTGEVTLYTGNGRGGFSGETVLKAKNKTWPMVRSITGGNFAGGGLSDLVVRWVDGEVSLYTDVSPANGLSKETELKAKGAWKNVTEIVAGRFSGNKKTDDLLARWSDGRVTLYTDVDAGAKLKREKQLRPKSDAWKGATVLASGDFTGNDNWDVLVRWKNGGLTLFTDVSQSAKLDKGLQMKGANNTWPSARPATAGSFSANGYPDDLIVRWIDGEVTLYSDNGKSLGKETQLVPPRVK
- a CDS encoding aminopeptidase P family protein, whose product is MTREDYERRMRRAGRAAADAGLAGLIVTPGPDLAWLCGYQPPVTERLTALLLRPDERPVLVVPALERPDAERSPAGGAMEMAGWRDGEDPYAVMARRLAHQGRYGISDAAWAMHLLGLQRTLPQVSYTSLTEGLPMLRAVKDEHEVALLAAAGQAADATYEDILKVPFAGRRESDVAADLARLLREHGHSQVDFTIVGSGPNGANPHHEASDRVIEDGDMVVLDFGGLKDGYGSDTTRTVHVGEPTAEERKVHDIVREAQQAAFEAVRPGAACQEIDRVARKVIKAAGYGEYFIHRTGHGIGVTTHEPPYMVEGEHLPLVPGMCFSIEPGIYLPGRFGVRIEDIVTCTETGGRRLNNTPREMGIVG